One window of Leucoraja erinacea ecotype New England chromosome 14, Leri_hhj_1, whole genome shotgun sequence genomic DNA carries:
- the LOC129703804 gene encoding uncharacterized protein LOC129703804 gives MDVQSLYTSIPRHDGLIPLRFFLDQRSNLYPATDTLLRLAELVLTLNNFTFDSFHFLQIQGVAMGTRMGPSYACLFVGYVEQSLFNTYQDPIPDLYLRYIDDCFGATSCTRTQLTDFIHFTTNFHPALKYTWTISDTSPPFLDLTISIAGDRLLTDLHYKPTDSHGYLDYTSSHPTFCKDPIPYSQFLRLRRICSTDEAFHTRTSEMSSLFRERGFPSSTINEARTRVFQPHLLRPLL, from the exons atggacgtccaatcactctacacctccatcccccgccACGATGGTCTCATacccctccggttcttcctcgaccagagaagcaacctatacccagccactgacactctcctccgcctagcggagctggtccttaccctcaataacttcacgttcgactccttccatttcctccaaatacaaggcgtagctatgggcacacgcatgggccccagctatgcctgcctatttgtaggttacgtcgagcaatccttgttcaatacataccaggaccccatccccgacctctacctccgctacatcgacgactgctttggtgccacctcctgcacccgcacacaactgactgacttcatccacttcaccactaacttccatccggcactcaaatacacctggaccatttccgacacttccccaccattccttgacctcactatctccattgcaggtgatagacttctgaccgacttacactataaacctactgactcccatggctatctggactacacttcttcccaccctactttCTGTAAGGACcccattccctactcccaattcctccgtctacgccgcatctgctccacggatgaggcgttccacaccaggacatctgaaatgtcctcactattcagggaacgggggttcccctcctccaccataaatgaggctcgcaccagg gtcttccaacctcatctattgcgtccgctgctctag